A genomic stretch from Bradyrhizobium quebecense includes:
- a CDS encoding proteasome-type protease: protein MTYCCGILVRDGLVMIADTRTNAGLDNVSTFRKLHIFEKPGDRIMAIASAGNLAISQSVLSTLTEGMEDPHTGELETLMNAPTMFQAAQRIGRAIRSVHATEGDALRSEDISFDVSFLFGGQIKGSRMRLFMVYTAGNFIECTTDTPYLQIGEHKYGKPVLDRAMHYDVELYEALKTGLISMDSTMRSNLGVGLPIDVLVVRTDACEADLNHRIEAGEPYFHDLRSRWSAALRAAHQNIPRPPYKNETEAKTK, encoded by the coding sequence ATGACCTATTGCTGCGGAATTCTGGTGCGCGACGGCCTCGTCATGATCGCCGATACCCGCACCAATGCCGGGCTCGACAACGTCTCGACCTTCCGCAAGCTGCACATCTTCGAGAAGCCCGGCGACCGCATCATGGCGATTGCCAGCGCGGGGAATCTCGCGATCAGCCAGTCGGTGCTGTCGACCCTGACCGAGGGCATGGAAGATCCGCACACCGGCGAGCTCGAGACGCTGATGAACGCGCCCACCATGTTCCAGGCGGCGCAGCGGATCGGCCGCGCCATCCGGTCGGTGCACGCCACCGAGGGCGATGCGCTGCGTTCCGAAGACATCTCCTTCGACGTCTCATTCCTGTTCGGCGGCCAGATCAAGGGCTCGCGGATGCGCCTGTTCATGGTCTACACCGCCGGCAACTTCATCGAATGCACCACCGACACGCCTTATTTGCAGATCGGCGAGCACAAATACGGCAAGCCGGTGCTCGACCGCGCCATGCATTACGACGTCGAGCTCTACGAGGCGCTGAAGACCGGGCTGATCTCGATGGATTCGACGATGCGCTCCAATCTCGGCGTCGGCCTGCCGATCGACGTGCTGGTGGTGCGCACCGACGCCTGCGAGGCGGACCTCAACCACCGCATCGAGGCCGGCGAGCCCTATTTCCACGACCTGCGCTCGCGCTGGTCGGCAGCGCTGCGCGCGGCGCACCAGAACATTCCACGCCCACCCTACAAGAACGAAACCGAAGCAAAAACCAAGTAA
- the pdhA gene encoding pyruvate dehydrogenase (acetyl-transferring) E1 component subunit alpha, which translates to MRRRNYLAPDGAIIRPLPSCARDAKLLIELYRSMVLLRLFDRKAVALQRTGRLGTYAVSLGQEAVSVGIASAMRQEDVLLPSYRDNGALLWRGVKPEEILLFWGGDERGNQFSGPVHDFPFCVPVGSQAPHAAGVAYALKLRKQPRVAVCLFGDGATSKGDVYEAMNFAGVHKLPLVFVVTNNQWAISVPLRLQTASETLAQKAIAAGFSGEQVDGCDVVAMRAAAEEAIAAARDGNGPHFIEAVTYRLGDHTTSDDALRYRSAEEVQAHWKEEPIARLRSYLVGQKMWTKADEERLAAECHERIEAAVQRYLTTPPRRPETMFDNLYAELPEAYAAQRRELAGEDDA; encoded by the coding sequence GTGCGCCGCCGCAACTACCTCGCGCCGGACGGCGCTATCATCCGGCCGCTTCCCTCCTGCGCCCGCGATGCCAAGCTGCTGATCGAACTCTACCGGTCGATGGTGCTGTTGCGGCTGTTTGACCGCAAGGCTGTTGCGTTGCAGCGCACCGGTCGGCTGGGAACCTATGCCGTATCGCTCGGCCAGGAAGCCGTGTCGGTCGGCATTGCGAGTGCGATGCGGCAAGAAGACGTTCTGCTGCCTTCCTATCGTGACAATGGCGCGTTGCTCTGGCGTGGCGTCAAGCCCGAGGAGATACTGCTGTTCTGGGGCGGCGATGAGCGGGGCAATCAATTCTCCGGTCCAGTCCATGATTTTCCATTCTGCGTTCCCGTCGGATCGCAGGCGCCTCATGCCGCCGGCGTGGCCTATGCCTTGAAGCTGCGCAAGCAGCCGCGTGTGGCCGTCTGCCTGTTCGGCGACGGCGCTACCTCGAAAGGCGACGTCTACGAGGCCATGAATTTTGCCGGCGTTCACAAATTGCCGCTCGTGTTCGTCGTCACCAACAATCAATGGGCCATATCGGTGCCGCTGCGGTTGCAGACCGCCTCTGAAACGCTGGCCCAGAAGGCTATCGCGGCCGGGTTCAGCGGCGAGCAGGTAGATGGGTGCGACGTGGTGGCGATGCGCGCCGCGGCCGAGGAGGCCATTGCCGCTGCCCGCGACGGCAACGGCCCGCACTTTATCGAAGCGGTCACCTACAGGCTCGGCGATCACACGACGTCAGATGATGCGTTGCGCTATCGTTCGGCCGAAGAAGTCCAGGCGCATTGGAAGGAAGAGCCGATTGCGCGCCTCAGGTCCTATCTGGTGGGTCAGAAGATGTGGACCAAGGCGGACGAGGAGCGGCTTGCCGCCGAGTGCCATGAGCGCATCGAGGCGGCGGTGCAGCGCTATCTGACGACGCCGCCGCGCCGGCCAGAAACCATGTTCGACAACCTCTATGCCGAGCTGCCCGAGGCCTATGCCGCGCAGCGTCGCGAACTCGCGGGAGAGGACGATGCCTGA
- a CDS encoding GYD domain-containing protein gives MATFIVRIDWTDQGIRNVKEAPKRSRAAKELAKTLGVEIKEVYLTSGEHDILLLAEAPLGDNITKLALALSSQGNIRTCTSRAWPEAEWTKLIAELP, from the coding sequence ATGGCGACATTCATAGTGAGGATCGACTGGACCGACCAGGGAATTCGTAACGTCAAGGAAGCGCCCAAGCGCAGCCGAGCGGCGAAAGAACTCGCCAAGACGCTCGGTGTCGAAATCAAGGAGGTCTATCTCACCTCCGGCGAGCATGACATCCTTCTCCTCGCCGAAGCGCCTCTCGGCGACAACATCACAAAGCTCGCGCTTGCCCTCAGTTCTCAGGGAAACATACGGACCTGCACTTCCCGGGCCTGGCCCGAGGCCGAGTGGACCAAGCTGATCGCCGAGCTTCCGTAG
- a CDS encoding ABC transporter substrate-binding protein: MSFKLATYIMALGAAVMAASPASAQKKGGTLRLYHNDNPPSTSLLEESTIASVMPFAAVFNNLVVFDPAKVHESIDTVIPDLAESWSWDSTNTKLTFRLRHGVKWHDGQPFTAKDVQCTWRMLIGKSETQDSKTQDFKRNPRKVWYSKLRDVSVNGDDEATFELTEPQPGLLALLASAFSVVYPCHVPQQVMRTKPIGTGPFKFVEFRRGDSIRLVRNPDYFKKDRPYLDEITVRSIDSRATRMLAFATGDYDITFPSDVSIPLMKDVKARAPSAICEMTSTNLQINLLVNRVNPPFDNPEIRKAMSLALDRKAFNTILFEGTGRLGGAMQAKPEGEWGMPPEILSTLMGYGADTGKNLADAQAIMQKLGYSDAKPLSIKIQTRNLPTYRDPAVILADQLKKIYIVAELDILDTPRWYSRLQRKDYTIGLNVTGVSVDDPDGNLVENYSCNSERNYTQYCNAEVDKLLVAQSREVDKDKRRKQNCIRHRAPAGHRCGAAGHPALIGRQLLAALCEELSSARQQPVQQSALRGCLAG, from the coding sequence ATGTCGTTCAAACTGGCCACGTACATCATGGCATTGGGCGCAGCAGTGATGGCTGCGAGCCCGGCATCGGCGCAGAAGAAGGGCGGCACCTTGCGGCTCTATCACAACGACAATCCGCCCTCGACCTCGCTGCTCGAAGAGTCCACCATCGCCTCGGTGATGCCGTTCGCGGCGGTCTTCAACAATCTCGTGGTATTCGATCCGGCCAAGGTGCACGAAAGCATCGACACCGTGATCCCCGATCTCGCCGAGAGCTGGTCGTGGGATTCCACCAACACAAAGCTCACCTTCAGGCTCAGGCACGGCGTGAAGTGGCATGACGGCCAGCCGTTCACGGCCAAGGACGTGCAGTGCACCTGGCGGATGCTGATCGGCAAGAGCGAGACCCAAGACTCCAAAACCCAGGACTTCAAGCGCAATCCGCGCAAGGTCTGGTACTCGAAACTCAGGGATGTCAGCGTCAATGGCGACGATGAGGCGACCTTCGAGCTGACCGAGCCGCAACCTGGTCTCTTGGCGCTGCTCGCCAGCGCCTTCTCGGTGGTCTATCCGTGCCATGTGCCGCAGCAGGTGATGCGCACCAAGCCAATCGGCACCGGGCCGTTCAAATTCGTCGAATTCCGGCGCGGGGATTCGATCCGCCTGGTGCGCAATCCCGATTACTTCAAGAAGGACCGGCCATATCTCGACGAGATTACGGTGCGCTCGATCGACAGCCGCGCCACACGCATGCTGGCGTTCGCGACCGGCGACTACGACATCACCTTTCCGTCCGATGTCAGCATTCCCCTGATGAAGGACGTCAAGGCGCGGGCGCCGAGCGCGATCTGCGAGATGACGTCGACCAATCTGCAGATCAATCTCTTGGTCAACCGCGTCAATCCGCCATTCGACAATCCGGAGATCCGCAAGGCGATGTCGCTGGCGCTCGATCGCAAGGCCTTCAACACCATCCTGTTCGAGGGCACCGGGCGGCTCGGCGGTGCGATGCAGGCCAAGCCGGAAGGCGAGTGGGGCATGCCGCCGGAGATATTGTCGACGCTGATGGGCTACGGCGCGGATACCGGGAAGAACCTCGCGGACGCGCAGGCGATCATGCAGAAGCTCGGCTACAGCGACGCCAAGCCGCTGTCGATCAAGATCCAGACCCGCAATTTGCCGACCTATCGCGACCCGGCCGTGATCCTCGCCGACCAGCTCAAGAAGATCTATATCGTTGCCGAGCTCGATATCCTCGACACGCCGCGCTGGTACTCGCGGCTGCAACGCAAGGATTACACGATCGGGCTCAATGTCACCGGCGTCAGCGTCGACGATCCCGACGGCAATCTGGTCGAGAACTATTCCTGCAACTCCGAGCGCAACTACACCCAGTATTGCAATGCAGAGGTGGACAAGCTGCTCGTCGCGCAGTCGCGCGAGGTCGACAAGGACAAGCGCCGCAAACAAAATTGTATTCGACATCGAGCGCCTGCTGGTCACCGATGCGGCGCGGCCGGTCATCCTGCACTCATCGGCCGGCAATTGCTGGCAGCCCTATGTGAGGAACTTTCATCCGCACGACAACAGCCAGTACAACAATCTGCGCTTCGAGGATGTCTGGCTGGATAA